The nucleotide window TGTTACCACCATCATTTTCACCAGCAGCAGAAGCAGCAGCATCTCCACCACCACCCACCAACCGAAACCTTGCATCCTCGCCTCCTGCCGCTACCGCCGCCGCCTTCTCCCCCTTGCCGGCCCAATTCCGTCTCAGCCACAGACCCATCAACCACTGATCGATCCTCCCGCCGCCCTTACCGCCGCCCCCACGGCCACTGCCACAATCGAGCGCCTTGGCTCTCGATGCGCCATATGGGTCTCCGTCCACGGCGGCAAACGCCGTGGGGGACTCGGCAGAGGGCCCTCCCTCGTAAGGATCAAGGAGGACGCTGGTTGGGGAGTTGTCATCGTCGAGGACGACGTCCCCTTGGCTGAAAGATGGAGCACGGAGGTTCTTCCTCTGGCTGttgctgccgccgccgctgctgctgtTGTTCATGAGTCTTGGCGGCAGATCGAGGACCAGGCAGCGCCTGGCGACGCTGCTGGCCCTGGCGACCCACGGCCTGGGCCGGCCGGGCTCCTCCTCCCACTGGAACGGCACCGAGACTGGTGGGTGCAGTGGGGGCGTCACCATGCCCGCAGGAATGCTGCTTATTTCCATTAGCTTTTGGGTAGGGAGACTATAGATTGGAAGCCTTGGGGCGAACTCAGGACCATGCTGCTTCCCATCTGCAGCCATGACTGCCTCCCTTCTCTCGCTCTCCAATTCTCAATGGTGAAGACTGAAGACAAGAGGCAATAAAAGGAAAGGAGTGAGATATATTAAGAAGGGCCGCAGTGAACGTGGATATGACGCTCCACACAGGCTCTTTACCTTCATAATTCCTCCGTGTCACGAGGAAGAGTGGGGAGAGAGCTTGTCCTTATTTTGTTATATTCAAGAGGCTTTGGAGAAAGCTCATGAAATTCCAAGGTTGGTGTCAATTAATGGCACTCCTCCTTGCATCTTTTGGAGAAAAACATCACATGTACTGAACTATAGAGCCATATAATGGTACAACATCCAACTGGATGAATATGTTAAAATCTGATATATATTACCACGTTCGTGGGTTAATCAAACACGGTAAAGACAGGGTTGGCCTGGGTCCTTTCACGCATGGGCCTCAAGTGTAGTAGATAGTCATCGAATATTTGTTATACCCCTCTCCGCAGTGACGGTAAATATAgttaaaaatcatgtttcatgttccattaaatttttttgacattttcatgTAGTTGAAGTTTAACTTGACATTTTCATGTAGTTGAAGTTTAACTAAAGAAACTGATATGGCATGAGAGGGGGTTTCTCATCGCCCGGCAAAATGCCAAAACTTCTACCCAATCCTTTATTTCTTAAGGTACATAGTCTACTTTTGGTGCTTCAGAATGTTGAGGCTTACACGTTGGTGCCCGGCAAAATGCCAAAACTTCTACCcaatcctttattttttaaggTACATAGTCTACTTTTGGTGCTTCAGAATGTTGAGGCTTACACGTTGGTGTCCTTTTTTTACAACATAGAGAATTGATGCTATGGggatttaaaataaaaaccgATCGCCTACCAGCTCTCAATCCTATTATTGTGCCAACTCTCTTGAAGATAATTGATAG belongs to Nymphaea colorata isolate Beijing-Zhang1983 chromosome 13, ASM883128v2, whole genome shotgun sequence and includes:
- the LOC116266638 gene encoding uncharacterized protein LOC116266638, whose product is MAADGKQHGPEFAPRLPIYSLPTQKLMEISSIPAGMVTPPLHPPVSVPFQWEEEPGRPRPWVARASSVARRCLVLDLPPRLMNNSSSGGGSNSQRKNLRAPSFSQGDVVLDDDNSPTSVLLDPYEGGPSAESPTAFAAVDGDPYGASRAKALDCGSGRGGGGKGGGRIDQWLMGLWLRRNWAGKGEKAAAVAAGGEDARFRLVGGGGDAAASAAGENDGGNKAKITRFSRKRSFTASQFVASIYGSFKHMVSPRRRKATTNSKVPHAPLLLPSIEANEQEKSYNKL